The region GGATCTTCAGCAGGCCACGGAATGTGTCCAGATCGTAAACTTTGCCAAAGCGGGCGAGATCGGTCGTCAGTTCAAAACCTAGAAACCGATCGCAGCCACGGGCCAGTTGCTCATAGCGACTCAGGATTTCATCGCTGGTCCCTGTGGTGAGTCCGAACGATTGAAACACAATTGGCAACCCACCGGCTCGAGCAATCGCCTCCATGCGTGATGCATAATGAGCACCATTAAATGGCGCACCCGGCTCATCACGTACAAAGGCACCCGCAATGAATGGTTTCCCACCCAGAATCGATTGCGTTCGCTGCAGGATCTCGTCTTCGAGCGGAACTCCCAGCAGGTTGATATACCCCGTATCCATATTCACTGCAGGAGTGAGACCAGCTTCCACCGTACGGATCAAATGAGCTTCCCAGGCGTCCCAGTCGATGGTGGTCTGGTCGCTCATGGGCAGCAGGATGGCCGACGCTCCACGAATGGTTCTGCCCGGCTGGAGCATCGACAGCGGATCAATCTTCGGAGGAGATGACATGATCACTTTTCCAGGGTTCGATCGATCACCGTCGATCATCAAGGACATCGCGCCACCTGTGACAATTCACGAGGCCGCTGGAGGATCGACACGCAGCACTTCCGGATTGGAGGTAAAATGTTCTTCAATTTTTGCCAGGAGCGGATTGATCGTGTACCGCTGAATGTGATGAGGCGGCGTCCAGAGTCGCCACTCGTAACCGACATGCTCCGTGAGCTTCAGTGGCCGATCGCGATTCAGCCAGCCCAGATAAATCATCAGCGTTTTTTCAACAGGCTCGGGACCAAAGCGCGCTTCGACGGGATGATAGGTCTCGGAGTAACTGAAAGTGGGGTCAAGCACGACATCTGTCCGGGGAATCCCGGTTTCTTCTTCCATCTCGCGCAGGGCACATTGGAGATCGTTCTCACCCTCTTCCAGATGCCCCTTGGGAAGGTCAAAACGATGCCGATGCTTCAGCAGAAGATAGGTCAGATGTGGAGTTTTACGAAACAGGATGACTCCGCACGCCCTGACTTGTCGCATGCTTGATTGTCTCCTGATGAAAGATTCACGATGAAAGTAATGGTAACCGCAGTGACATCGACAGACAGGTGGATGGCCAATCTCTGGCGAGCAGCCAGAACTTCCTCAGGCTGACGGACGATCGACGCACCGTCAACCTTCCGGAAACCGGCTGATACATTGAATATATCGCCAGTTACCTGCGCTGGCGAACGATCAGACCGTTTCGGGCGAGTTTCATCCTCACTGCCGCCTGCGGTACCTCGCGTGAAAATCTCCTTCGACCGCTCCTCTGGTAAGGTTTCCAACACCCGTCAATCTGCTGAAAAGGGCTTTTTCATGCCAGCGAGACTCAGCAGAACTTTGGAGAGCTTTATGAGATATGCCTCTTGAGAGTGTTGTTCACAAGGTGGGATTCCCTAGAATAGAGCACAAGTCGCGAGCGTGGTGAAAAAGGCATCTGTCGCCTGATACTGCCTTTGGAACCATCGCTGTACGACCAGACGTTTGCCTGACAAACGCCCACAGGGTTCGATAAGGCCTGAGGGTTTATGGCAGATTCCCGCCAGTTATGAACCTGAAGGTGGCCTGCCGTCTGAAGAGATGCATCTGCTTGAGCCATCGAAACGAAATTGAAGGAGAATCGATTATGCCTTTCACATTGCCAGCCTTGCCCTATGCCCCCGCAGCTCTTGAACCGCACATCGATGCCCAGACGATGGAAATCCACCACGGCAAGCATCATCAGGCCTACATCAACAATGCCAACAAGGCTTTGGAAGGTCATCCCGAACTGGCTGCGCTCACCGCGGAGCAGCTCATTTCCGATCTTTCCAAGGTTCCTGAAGGGATTCGCACAGTCATCCGCAATAATGCGGGTGGTCATGCCAATCATTCGCTCTTCTGGACAGTCCTGGCACCGAGTGCTGGTGGTACACCGACCGGAGCACTCGAAGCGGCGATTAACCACACGTTTGGGACATTCGACGCCTTCAAGGAAAAGTTCAACGCTGCCGCCACCACCCGTTTTGGCAGTGGCTGGGCCTGGCTGAGTGTGGATTCCAAGGGTGGTCTGGTCGTGGAGAGCACACCCAATCAGGACAGCCCCCTGATGGAAGGCCGCACACCGATCCTGGGGCTCGATGTGTGGGAACACGCTTACTATCTGAAGTATCAGAACCGCCGCCCGGATTACATTGCTTCATTCTGGAACATTGTGAACTGGCCTGAAGTCTCGAAGCGATTTGCTGCCGCTGGTGGGAAGTAAATCGAGTCGTTTGTTGAATATGGCGAGTTGACAAAGTGCAGAAACATGCTTGCTCAGAGTGTTGCTCGTACACATAACCTTACCTGTGTGCACGTCTCAGGGTGGCTGGGGTCAAACGTCCTCGTTTGCCCCCAGATCATTTGGCTCACAGCGTTTTTGGTGAACAGCATTAATAGTCATGAATTCATGTTTCAGATGCATTTGTGCGGGTGACCTTGATTGACCAGGGGGCGGATGAAGACATCCGACCCCTGCCACCAGTTGTTCTGACGAGTGCGAAAACATGCTTGCCCAGGGCTGCAAGCATGGCACTGGGCCGCAAGCATGGCACACAGCTGGCCTATCTGCGTGAAACTCTGAACCATTAACGCCAAACTCCCGGGACTCTTTCGAGTCTCGGGAGTTTGCATTGAGCCATGAAACATCGTCATCATCAGGTCAGCAAACTTGGAAAAACGTCCTGATGCAGCGAAAGAGTTTCTCACATGAGTACCAATCAGGCTGTGCCGGCATCGGGACAAAGTCCAGCAAACAGCAGCTTGCCTGCCGGTTTGCAGACTCAGTTGCAGGCCTCGATCCCGCAGAAGCGATTTCTTGATTGTGTGCATTGCGGGCTGTGTCTTTCGGCCTGTCCGACATATCTCGAAACCGGAGATGAAAACGACAGCCCGCGAGGGCGCATTTATCTCATGCGTGCTGTGGCCGAAGGACGGACCGGCCTGACCAATGAAATCGCCTCCCATCTCGAAGCCTGCCTCGATTGCCGGGCTTGTGAAACGGCCTGTCCTTCAGGAGTCCAGTACGGGCGGCTCATCGAGCCCTTCCGCGTGGCCATGGAAGCCACGCGCACAGACGAGCAACCGGGGTTGGCCAGTCAGGCCAGCCAATGGCTGACAAGTACCTTACTGACAAAGCTGTTTCCTTCTGCAGGTCTCACCCAATGGGCGTTGTGGCCTGCCCGCTGGATGCAGGCATTGGGTGTCGATGGATTGGCGAAGAGCTGGCCCGCACGAGCAGTCACACCGCAAATTCTGCAGCGGATGCACCGCCTGTTGCCGAAGTTGTCGCCCCCTGCAGGTGCGCTGCCGGATCGTTTCGCCCCGGTGGGCCCCCGGCGGGCAACCGTCGCCTTGCTGACAGGTTGTGTCGCTGAAGCGATGTTCTCGCAAACCAACAGAGCCACGATCCGCGTCCTGCAGCACAACGGTTGTGAAGTTCTGATCCCAAAGACGCAGGCCTGCTGTGGTGCGATTCATTATCACAATGGCGATCGAACCGAGGCCATGCGTCTGGCACGTCAGAATCTGGGGGCTTTTCCGTGGCGAAATATTGATGCCGTGATTGCCAATGTCGCTGGCTGCGGTGCGATGCTCAAAGACTATGGCCACATTGGGGAAGAAGATCCGCAGATTGATCCTGTGTTGCTGGAAGAACTGACTTCATTCGCCCATAAGATCAAAGATGTCTCCGAGTTTCTTGTCGATCTGGGGCCAATCGAGCCGCAGCATCCGGTGCACCTGAAAGCGGTTTATCACGATGCCTGCCATCTCTGCCATGCTCAGAAGGTCAAACAACAGCCCCGACAACTCTTGAGCATGATTCCCGGATTAACGATCGCCCCGATTGAAGAGGCCGAAATCTGCTGCGGCGCAGCAGGAAGTTATAATCTGACTCAGCCGGAAATGGCCGATCGACTCGGACAACGGAAAGTGCGGCATATCCTGGAAGTTCAAGGCGTGCAGGCTGTGCTGACAGGGAATGCCGGTTGTGCGCTGCAAATGGCAGCCTGCCTCTCGGAAGCCAATTCCAGCATCCCCGTCATGCACGTCATGGACATCCTCGACCAGAGCTACGGCCCACTGCCGGACAGCAGGTAAAACGAATCACAACTTTATTGGCGCGTTGATCGTCACAAAAGCATGCTTGCTCAGAGCCGCAAGCATGGCACACAGCCAGTAAACGGGTATTTCTACAGGAAATGTGTTGATCCGAGTGATCAGGTCCCTGGGAGGCTGAGTCCATCTTCTCCCAGAACATTTCTCAATTTGCGCAGGGCTCTCAAATGGCGCATGCCGGCGGCTGGTGGCGTGAGCCCCAGAATCTCGGCCACTTCGTTATTCCCCAATTGTTCAAAGTGACGCATCAGGATCATCTCGCGGTCATCCGCTTCAAGCTGTTCGAGTGCCAGCAGAAATCGTTCCTCGAACTCGCGGCGAATGTTCTCAGCCGCCGGTGTCAGTTCATCATCTTTGAACTGATCCATCAGTTGATCGCCGGAATTCTCCTGGCTGACGGGCAAGGCCTGCTCGCGATCCATGCTCCGCCGGAGTGCACCGCGATGCCGGCGATGCAGATCGATCATGCGGTCCCGCGCCAGATGTCTCAGCCAGACATGAAATGGCAGACGGGGATTTTCCAGATATTCCCGCAGTCGCCCGGAGGCTTCCATAAAGACATCCTGGACCACGTCACTGGCATCGACCCGGCGAGCCATCTGCCGATCCAGCCGCAATTCAATCATCCGGCGCAAGGGTGTACGGTGTCTCTCCAGAAGTTCATTGACAGCTTTGTCATTCCCTTCCCGGAGGTTCTTCAGCAGTGCGTCAGTCTGGATCGTATTTTCTTGCATGCCCCAATTATGACTGAAAAAACAACCTCACTGCACGTCAGAATTGGGATCAACGGCACGTTTCCAACTCCTGAGAACGATTTTGCTGGTATTCCCTCAGGATCAGGATCTCAATTCTCACAAACTGGTCAGCGCCTGTCACGTCGCTGCAGATTCCAGCGAATCCCCTCAAGAACGGTCGCAAAGTGAATCTCGACAATATCTTCCACTCGAGGCGAATACCCTCCCGCCATGCTGATGGCCACGGGCAGGCCGTACTGCTCACAAAATCGGTACACCAGCCTGTCGCGAGCCCGTAACCCGGCTTTCGTTAACGCCAGCCGTCCCATTTTGTCTCCCTCGAAGGGATCAGCACCCGCCAGAAACAACACCAGATCGGGTTGCGGAAAGCGCCTGGCACAGGCGGCTAATCCCTCATCGAGAGCCGCCAGATAGGCGTCATCGCCGGTTTCATCGGGCAGGCCATAATCCAGATCACTGGTTTCTTTCACAAACGGATAGTTGCGTTCGCTGTGAATCGAGAAGGTGAAAATCGAGGGATCCTGCCGGGTGATGGCAGCTGTCCCATTCCCCTGATGGACATCGCCATCGACAATCAACACTCGCTGAACCAATTGTTCCTTCTGCAGCACTCGGGCGGCAATCACGCTGTCGTTAAAGATGCAAAAACCTTCGGCCCGGTCGGCATAGGCATGATGAGTTCCACCGGCCAGATTCGCGCCAAACCCATGTACTAGAGCCGAGCGGGCGGCTTCAATGGTGGCACCTGAGGATCGCCGTGATCGCTCAATCAACTCGGGCGACCAGGGGAACCCCAGCCGCTTGATGTCGTCGCGAGTCATTTCACCTGCCGACACCTTGTATAAGTAGTCGGCATTGTGCGCCAGTAGAATCTGGGCATCGGTGGCAGCGGGTGGTTCCAAAAGCTCGATGGTCTGCGGATCAATTTCACCACTTTGCAGAGCCAGATCAATCCGCTCGCGCAGGGCGGCATATTTCCGCATGGGAAATCGATGGCCGGGCGGCAAAGGGAGCACAAATCGTTCAGTCGTGTAGATATGCATGCAAAAATCACTCATGATGTCGAGACGGTCTCAACCACTCAGCAGATCCGATAACGATCGAGAACTTGAGTGGCTGCCAGAGGGAAGTCGTGAACGAGGGCGATTTCACCGACTGAGATGTGTTGACTTTCGAAAACTCGCACCCCTGCAGATTTTAGACCGGGAGACTTCCATGCGTCATGAATTGATGACCCGCCAGCCCGTAAATCATCGAGAAGACCGGGGTGGGCATCGAATTTCCTGGTTCCTGTGTCACCTGGCGATCAGTCTATCGCTGTGTCTCTGGCAGGTTGACTCGATCACAAAAGTGATGGCAGCCGAGGCTCGGCCTGAAAAACCGAATGTCGTCATTATTAACTGCGATGACCTGGGTTATGCCGATGTGGGGGCGTTTGGTGCTACGATCTGCAAGACGCCTGAGATTGACAGGATGGCGAGAGAAGGGGTGAAAGCCACTTCGTTTTACGTGGCGCAAGCGGTTTGCTCGGCTTCTCGCACAGCCCTGCTCACAGGCTGCCTTCCGAATCGTATCGGAATTCTCGGGGCGCTGAGTCATGTTTCGAAGAACGGCATCGCCGACAGCGAAGTGACTCTGGGCGAACTCTTTCAGTCACAAGGCTATTCCACCGCCATGTATGGCAAATGGCACCTGGGCTATCAGGCTCAGTTCCTGCCGGGTCACCATGGATTTGGTGAAGCCTTGGGGATTCCTTACTCGAACGATATGTGGTCGAAGAACCCTTATGGCAAGTTCCCGCCCTTGCCTCTTTTCCGTCAAAAAGGGGATTCACCCGCTGAGATCATTGGCCATGACACCGATCAATCCCGCTTCACGACTGACTTCACGATGGCAGCCGTTTCCTTTATCGACCGGCACGCCGACAAACCCTTCTTCATCTATCTGGCTCACCCCATGCCCCATACGCCGATCTTTGTCAGCGAAGAGCGCAACAGCGGTGAGAGAGCCCAACTTTACCGAGATGTCATCGGCGAGATTGACTGGTCGGTCGGAACCATTCGGCAGACACTCGAAAAGCATCAACTCACTCGCAAAACACTGGTGATTTTTACTTCTGATAATGGCCCGTGGCTGGTTTTTGGAAATCATGCCGGCAGCACAGGGCCGCTCCGCGAAGGGAAAGGAACAATGTGGGATGGTGGTGCCCGCGTTCCGTTTGTGGCCTGCTGGCCCGGTGTCATTCCGCCCGATACGACGGTCGATCTTCCCATGGCCACCTACGACCTCTTTCCCACCTTTGCCAAAATGCTCGGTGCTAAACTTCCTGATCATCCCATTGATGGCGTCGATATCTGGCCTCAGTTAACCAGTGCCTCGAAAGCTCAACCCCACCAGGCGCTATGGTTCTACTATGGCCGCGATCTGATTGCTGTGCGTTCGGGCCCATGGAAGCTCGTCTTCCCGCACACTTACGTCCATCCCGTCGAACGGGGAAACGACGGCCAGCGCGGTAAGCTCGTCAACCGGAAGTTCACGGAGCTGGCACTTTACAATCTGGATTCTGATATTGGCGAAACGACGAATCTGGCCAGCCAGCACCCTGAAATCGTCAAGCAGTTGGAGGCCTATGCTGAGGTCGCCCGTAATGAACTGGGTGACGCTTTGACCAATCGCAAAGGTAGCGGAGTCCGCCCTCCCGGCACAGTCAACGATTCCCCAGCACTCGGAAACTAATTCGCTTCCATCTTGAACCTTCGCCCGCGTCTGCGTGGGAGAGAGTGGCACGGAGTGCTGGGTGAGGGTCTTTCCCAAGCAATGTGCAACAGTCATCACGGCTTCCGCCGGGGCGCTGATTGACTGTCATCCGCCAGAGATCAGGAGCATGCTGCGATGAGACCGGTAGCGGATTGCTCGCCAAATACGTCCCAGCTCCCCTCATCCCGGCCTTCTCCCGTTGGAACGGGAGAAGGAGCAAAGAACCCTCGCCAGATTGATCACGAGGCCCACTTAACACTTACTCGATTCAGGCAAATCACTCATTCAACTCAGCCTGCAAGTGGAACTGGGCGGCGGCTGGCAATGGCACAGTTGCCCTGGCAGCATGAACCCCGGACAAGGTGTCTGACGACAGGACCGGGGCGACCAGAAAATCTTCCATCGAGAAACGAACTTCCCGATAGGCCGCCGCCGGGGCCCATAGCGTCTCCCAGCGGGACGAGCGCACTTTCACCTGCCGCTCGTAATCTTCCATCCAGACGCCATGAAAAATGTAGTCACGACCTTGATGCGTAAAGCAGGGTTCACTGGCCAGATTCGGCTCGCCAACCGCTTCATGCGAGGAAGTGGTGGCCAGTCGCTGCAGTGCAGGTGTTCTCTCAGTCACATCGTAGGCGAAGACCATCACGGCCCGAAAACTTTTCCCAAAGACTTCTTCCCACCGCCTCAGGCTGATCAGATCGTCGGCAGTCACCCAGTTCTCTGAGAGCTGGCTGGTGCGCGCTTTGCGACCTTTAACTTCGACCAGCAGGTTCTGGCCCCGCGCACCATACACGATGTAATCCATCGATTTCAGACTGGCCTGTGCCAGCAGCGCCCGGCGGGTTTCATCGACCGCAATGTACGGAATCCCTCTGTCTCTCAAGTACATCTCGAACGACAGATCGTAATGATTCCAGCGACGAGCCATAACCAATCCACTTGCCCGGAAAAACTGAAAGCTGAGACCTTATTGGCAACCCGTTCGAGGCCGTTGAATCACTTCGGATCAAGATCGTCGGGAGTCACCAGTTGGACCAGTTTCCCACGCACAGCCAGCGTCATTTCCGGCCATTCCGAAATCGGAAGTTCCACGACAGCCAGCGTACAGGTGGGGACCGCCCGGCCCGTTCCTGTCAGTCGGGTGAGGTACTCCTGCAACCCTTCATTATGCCCCACAACCAGCAGCAGTTCGCAATCGGAAGGTGCTTCCTGCAGGAGTGGCGGATAATCCGTTTCGTGGCACATGTAGAGCCGGCGTCGGATCATCACTAAAGGAGAATGTCCAAAGGCACTCCCCACCAGCCGCAATGTATCGACTGTGCGGCGTGAACTGCTCGACATGATGAAGTGCGGGATCAGACCCTGACGGACAATCCACTCTCCCAAGCGGGTCGCGTCTTCGCAGCCACGCGGTGCCAGAGCACGTTCATGGTCGAGTCCGCTGGCATCTTCAGCGACGGCTTTTGCATGTCGTAACAGGAGCAGTCTTTTCATGGTCTCCTCCTCAGCCGAATGGCAGCCGCGAACGGGTTCGAGTGGATTGAGTCGTTACATTATCGACCGCGAATTATCTTGCCGCATTTCCAGATCGTGCACCAGCACATTATTCGAATGCAGCGAAGAACCTGCCCGCAAGGATCGCCAGGATTCTTCAGGTTCTAAAATCCTGACTCTTAAGTGTTCACGATTCCCGGGTGATGTCCCAGATCAGGCTGGTGAGTTGATCACGACGGACAAAACTGCGCAGCCGCGATTTGAC is a window of Planctopirus limnophila DSM 3776 DNA encoding:
- a CDS encoding dihydrodipicolinate synthase family protein, which translates into the protein MSSPPKIDPLSMLQPGRTIRGASAILLPMSDQTTIDWDAWEAHLIRTVEAGLTPAVNMDTGYINLLGVPLEDEILQRTQSILGGKPFIAGAFVRDEPGAPFNGAHYASRMEAIARAGGLPIVFQSFGLTTGTSDEILSRYEQLARGCDRFLGFELTTDLARFGKVYDLDTFRGLLKIRQCVGAKHSSFHRLPEFERLVIRNHERPDFILYTGNDLAIDMVMYGSDYLLGLSTFAPDLFALRDRYWAESDARFFELNDQLQYLGAFAFRHPGAAYKHTAAQFLKLRGWARTDLTYPGSPTRPASDLPVLEEIAKSMGLEILTPAHSAPAGGMA
- a CDS encoding bis(5'-nucleosyl)-tetraphosphatase, which gives rise to MRQVRACGVILFRKTPHLTYLLLKHRHRFDLPKGHLEEGENDLQCALREMEEETGIPRTDVVLDPTFSYSETYHPVEARFGPEPVEKTLMIYLGWLNRDRPLKLTEHVGYEWRLWTPPHHIQRYTINPLLAKIEEHFTSNPEVLRVDPPAAS
- a CDS encoding superoxide dismutase — encoded protein: MPFTLPALPYAPAALEPHIDAQTMEIHHGKHHQAYINNANKALEGHPELAALTAEQLISDLSKVPEGIRTVIRNNAGGHANHSLFWTVLAPSAGGTPTGALEAAINHTFGTFDAFKEKFNAAATTRFGSGWAWLSVDSKGGLVVESTPNQDSPLMEGRTPILGLDVWEHAYYLKYQNRRPDYIASFWNIVNWPEVSKRFAAAGGK
- a CDS encoding (Fe-S)-binding protein, with product MSTNQAVPASGQSPANSSLPAGLQTQLQASIPQKRFLDCVHCGLCLSACPTYLETGDENDSPRGRIYLMRAVAEGRTGLTNEIASHLEACLDCRACETACPSGVQYGRLIEPFRVAMEATRTDEQPGLASQASQWLTSTLLTKLFPSAGLTQWALWPARWMQALGVDGLAKSWPARAVTPQILQRMHRLLPKLSPPAGALPDRFAPVGPRRATVALLTGCVAEAMFSQTNRATIRVLQHNGCEVLIPKTQACCGAIHYHNGDRTEAMRLARQNLGAFPWRNIDAVIANVAGCGAMLKDYGHIGEEDPQIDPVLLEELTSFAHKIKDVSEFLVDLGPIEPQHPVHLKAVYHDACHLCHAQKVKQQPRQLLSMIPGLTIAPIEEAEICCGAAGSYNLTQPEMADRLGQRKVRHILEVQGVQAVLTGNAGCALQMAACLSEANSSIPVMHVMDILDQSYGPLPDSR
- a CDS encoding sigma-70 family RNA polymerase sigma factor, with amino-acid sequence MQENTIQTDALLKNLREGNDKAVNELLERHRTPLRRMIELRLDRQMARRVDASDVVQDVFMEASGRLREYLENPRLPFHVWLRHLARDRMIDLHRRHRGALRRSMDREQALPVSQENSGDQLMDQFKDDELTPAAENIRREFEERFLLALEQLEADDREMILMRHFEQLGNNEVAEILGLTPPAAGMRHLRALRKLRNVLGEDGLSLPGT
- a CDS encoding histone deacetylase family protein, whose translation is MHIYTTERFVLPLPPGHRFPMRKYAALRERIDLALQSGEIDPQTIELLEPPAATDAQILLAHNADYLYKVSAGEMTRDDIKRLGFPWSPELIERSRRSSGATIEAARSALVHGFGANLAGGTHHAYADRAEGFCIFNDSVIAARVLQKEQLVQRVLIVDGDVHQGNGTAAITRQDPSIFTFSIHSERNYPFVKETSDLDYGLPDETGDDAYLAALDEGLAACARRFPQPDLVLFLAGADPFEGDKMGRLALTKAGLRARDRLVYRFCEQYGLPVAISMAGGYSPRVEDIVEIHFATVLEGIRWNLQRRDRR
- a CDS encoding sulfatase family protein gives rise to the protein MRHELMTRQPVNHREDRGGHRISWFLCHLAISLSLCLWQVDSITKVMAAEARPEKPNVVIINCDDLGYADVGAFGATICKTPEIDRMAREGVKATSFYVAQAVCSASRTALLTGCLPNRIGILGALSHVSKNGIADSEVTLGELFQSQGYSTAMYGKWHLGYQAQFLPGHHGFGEALGIPYSNDMWSKNPYGKFPPLPLFRQKGDSPAEIIGHDTDQSRFTTDFTMAAVSFIDRHADKPFFIYLAHPMPHTPIFVSEERNSGERAQLYRDVIGEIDWSVGTIRQTLEKHQLTRKTLVIFTSDNGPWLVFGNHAGSTGPLREGKGTMWDGGARVPFVACWPGVIPPDTTVDLPMATYDLFPTFAKMLGAKLPDHPIDGVDIWPQLTSASKAQPHQALWFYYGRDLIAVRSGPWKLVFPHTYVHPVERGNDGQRGKLVNRKFTELALYNLDSDIGETTNLASQHPEIVKQLEAYAEVARNELGDALTNRKGSGVRPPGTVNDSPALGN
- a CDS encoding HYExAFE family protein, translating into MARRWNHYDLSFEMYLRDRGIPYIAVDETRRALLAQASLKSMDYIVYGARGQNLLVEVKGRKARTSQLSENWVTADDLISLRRWEEVFGKSFRAVMVFAYDVTERTPALQRLATTSSHEAVGEPNLASEPCFTHQGRDYIFHGVWMEDYERQVKVRSSRWETLWAPAAAYREVRFSMEDFLVAPVLSSDTLSGVHAARATVPLPAAAQFHLQAELNE
- a CDS encoding SixA phosphatase family protein; translated protein: MKRLLLLRHAKAVAEDASGLDHERALAPRGCEDATRLGEWIVRQGLIPHFIMSSSSRRTVDTLRLVGSAFGHSPLVMIRRRLYMCHETDYPPLLQEAPSDCELLLVVGHNEGLQEYLTRLTGTGRAVPTCTLAVVELPISEWPEMTLAVRGKLVQLVTPDDLDPK